One window of the Manihot esculenta cultivar AM560-2 chromosome 14, M.esculenta_v8, whole genome shotgun sequence genome contains the following:
- the LOC110631037 gene encoding uncharacterized protein LOC110631037 translates to MEDISRVLKVLEALRQASRDIQVHLTPESANSNSPAIKALLELETESDTILSKDPHLSSLSYHLTSLKNLVDTLHKCRSHSLRYFLIRRLSTHSISRVAASIESEIQAWIDRESVENLTTALKETVRNEEELVNLLTHFEKRLSQGFNRELQDLVLKSKILLLLEKIICDPNYSKRLREKCAFVVAALIRFNKDVFVGQVQMGPLIHALVSMASWKLMKVICTLIRLIKSPLGDEIESNGEIPKLISFLDYKDLQLRVLTMVCILEIGYFARKEVVEAMLKEGLIQKLVELQRSVLGGDLIDMGMFDEKQTNEIETVEGKIERRDSRQKSFLDSHPFASCVARFAVQLEVGEGLRQREKRAFKQEILNIVRDASASDAEAATIIAEVLWGSSP, encoded by the coding sequence ATGGAGGACATTTCCAGAGTCCTCAAGGTCCTTGAAGCTCTCAGACAAGCCTCTCGCGACATCCAAGTCCACCTTACTCCTGAGTCTGCTAATTCTAACTCACCCGCCATTAAAGCTCTGTTAGAGCTCGAAACAGAGTCGGATACTATCCTCTCCAAAGACCCACATCTTTCTTCTCTCTCCTATCACCTTACCAGTCTTAAAAACCTCGTTGACACTCTTCACAAATGCCGCAGTCACAGCCTCCGGTATTTCTTGATTCGCCGTCTCTCCACTCACTCCATCTCCCGAGTCGCTGCGTCGATTGAGTCTGAGATTCAAGCTTGGATCGATCGTGAAAGCGTGGAGAATTTGACGACTGCTTTGAAAGAGACTGTACGAAACGAGGAGGAGTTGGTGAATTTGTTAACTCACTTTGAGAAACGTCTTTCGCAAGGGTTTAATCGCGAGTTACAAGATTTGGTTCTTAAATCCAAAATTCTTTTGTTACTTGAAAAAATCATCTGTGATCCCAATTACTCGAAGAGGCTTAGAGAAAAGTGCGCTTTTGTTGTGGCAGCTTTGATTCGATTCAACAAAGATGTTTTCGTGGGTCAAGTTCAAATGGGTCCTCTTATTCATGCTCTTGTATCAATGGCTTCCTGGAAATTAATGAAAGTAATCTGTACACTTATCAGGCTAATTAAATCACCCCTGGGAGATGAGATCGAGTCCAATGGAGAAATACCCAAACTCATTAGTTTCTTGGACTACAAAGACCTGCAACTTCGagttctaacaatggtgtgcaTTCTTGAAATTGGGTATTTTGCTCGCAAAGAGGTAGTAGAGGCTATGCTCAAAGAAGGGTTGATACAGAAGCTTGTGGAGTTGCAGAGATCAGTGCTTGGTGGTGATTTGATTGACATGGGGATGTTTGATGAGAAACAAACTAATGAAATTGAAACTGTTGAGGGGAAAATAGAGAGGAGAGacagcaggcaaaagagtttcTTAGATAGCCATCCATTTGCAAGCTGTGTAGCAAGATTTGCAGTGCAGCTAGAGGTTGGAGAAGGGTTGAGGCAGAGAGAAAAAAGAGCATTCAAGCAAGAGATATTGAACATAGTTAGGGATGCTTCTGCTTCTGATGCTGAAGCTGCTACCATTATAGCTGAGGTTTTGTGGGGCTCTTCACCTtga